One Lytechinus pictus isolate F3 Inbred chromosome 12, Lp3.0, whole genome shotgun sequence genomic region harbors:
- the LOC129273128 gene encoding mucin-2-like isoform X3: METFRFAVFVLLVLPSIMAMTTPDTATEITSIYQTSLAVQTQDPDTGTSSTSVHNDATSDRVTTGSTNAPERTETTNPSGNTDSPGTNLPRNTDTPGTSPDTPGSTDATNAPGGTGTNPPGNTDVTNAPSGKTEATNPPGETDAPGQTDVTNAPPGKTEATNPPGETDAPGQTDVTNAPPGKTEATNPPGETDAPGKTEATNPPGETDATKASEKTVTTNLPDSTDAAGKTEITDGPGNTKTTPKTEGPTSNKTITPEPIEPEEVVFTVKTALVNYPDDKILTIGGGALITITATIDIINSSLEYIEIDETKVIVYPGNSEMQELADGIELDFDRFNLTVGESVSFEKLNATLQLDAVLCTTFTHVCIRVEPETNARWKISSEGSIDRSCDLISCSGSTRLVVSGLLMALCLFISRLAGEHSA, encoded by the exons CACCTGACACGGCTACAGAGATCACTTCAATTTACCAAACATCACTAGCAGTACAGACACAAG ATCCCGATACTGGAACCTCAAGTACTTCAGTGCATAATGATGCAACAAGTGATAGAGTAACAACAGGTTCCACAAATGCGCCAGAAAGAACAGAGACTACCAACCCGTCCGGAAATACAGATTCTCCAGGAACAAACCTACCAAGAAATACTGATACCCCAGGAACCAGCCCAGACACCCCAGGAAGTACAGATGCAACTAACGCTCCAGGAGGAACCGGTACCAATCCTCCAGGAAACACAGATGTCACCAATGCCCCATCAGGAAAAACAGAGGCAACTAACCCTCCTGGAGAGACAGATGCCCCAG GTCAAACGGATGTCACCAATGCCCCACCGGGAAAAACAGAGGCAACCAACCCTCCAGGGGAGACAGATGCCCCAGGTCAAACGGATGTCACCAATGCCCCACCGGGAAAAACAGAAGCAACCAACCCTCCAGGAGAGACAGATGCTCCAGGAAAAACAGAGGCAACTAACCCTCCAGGGGAGACAGATGCAACTAAAGCTTCTGAAAAGACAGTTACCACTAACCTACCAGATAGTACTGATGCCGCAGGAAAGACAGAAATCACCGATGGTCCAGGAAATACGAAAACTACTCCGAAGACGGAAGGTCCTActtcaaataaaacaataacacCCGAAC CTATCGAGCCAGAAGAAG TTGTATTCACCGTAAAGACAGCACTTGTAAATTACCCGGATGATAAGATTCTTACAATCGGTGGGGGCGCTCTAATTACCATCACAGCTACTATTGATATTATCAATAGTTCCTTGGAGTATATCGAAATCGATGAAACAAAGGTTATTGTCTACCCGGGTAATAGCGAGATGCAAGAACTAGCAG ATGGAATAGAGCTTGACTTTGACCGGTTCAATCTGACCGTGGGCGAATCGGTATCGTTTGAAAAGTTGAATGCTACACTTCAACTGGATGCTGTCCTGTGTACGACATTCACTCATGTATGCATACGAGTAGAGCCAGAAACTAATGCGAGATGGAAGATATCGAGTGAAGGAAGTATTGATCGAAGCTGTGATCTCATCTCATGTT cCGGATCGACGAGACTTGTTGTTTCTGGGCTGTTGATGGCGCTATGCCTTTTTATTTCAAGATTAGCCGGTGAGCATAGTGCCTGA
- the LOC129273128 gene encoding uncharacterized protein LOC129273128 isoform X2, whose product METFRFAVFVLLVLPSIMAMTTPDTATEITSIYQTSLAVQTQDPDTGTSSTSVHNDATSDRVTTGSTNAPERTETTNPSGNTDSPGTNLPRNTDTPGTSPDTPGSTDATNAPGGTGTNPPGNTDVTNAPSGKTEATNPPGETDAPGQTDVTNAPPGKTEATDPPGETDAPGQTDVTNAPPGKTEATNPPGETDAPGQTDVTNAPPGKTEATNPPGETDAPGKTEATNPPGETDATKASEKTVTTNLPDSTDAAGKTEITDGPGNTKTTPKTEGPTSNKTITPEPIEPEEVVFTVKTALVNYPDDKILTIGGGALITITATIDIINSSLEYIEIDETKVIVYPGNSEMQELAELDFDRFNLTVGESVSFEKLNATLQLDAVLCTTFTHVCIRVEPETNARWKISSEGSIDRSCDLISCSGSTRLVVSGLLMALCLFISRLAGEHSA is encoded by the exons CACCTGACACGGCTACAGAGATCACTTCAATTTACCAAACATCACTAGCAGTACAGACACAAG ATCCCGATACTGGAACCTCAAGTACTTCAGTGCATAATGATGCAACAAGTGATAGAGTAACAACAGGTTCCACAAATGCGCCAGAAAGAACAGAGACTACCAACCCGTCCGGAAATACAGATTCTCCAGGAACAAACCTACCAAGAAATACTGATACCCCAGGAACCAGCCCAGACACCCCAGGAAGTACAGATGCAACTAACGCTCCAGGAGGAACCGGTACCAATCCTCCAGGAAACACAGATGTCACCAATGCCCCATCAGGAAAAACAGAGGCAACTAACCCTCCTGGAGAGACAGATGCCCCAGGTCAAACGGATGTCACCAATGCCCCACCGGGAAAAACAGAGGCAACTGACCCTCCTGGAGAGACAGATGCCCCAGGTCAAACGGATGTCACCAATGCCCCACCGGGAAAAACAGAGGCAACCAACCCTCCAGGGGAGACAGATGCCCCAGGTCAAACGGATGTCACCAATGCCCCACCGGGAAAAACAGAAGCAACCAACCCTCCAGGAGAGACAGATGCTCCAGGAAAAACAGAGGCAACTAACCCTCCAGGGGAGACAGATGCAACTAAAGCTTCTGAAAAGACAGTTACCACTAACCTACCAGATAGTACTGATGCCGCAGGAAAGACAGAAATCACCGATGGTCCAGGAAATACGAAAACTACTCCGAAGACGGAAGGTCCTActtcaaataaaacaataacacCCGAAC CTATCGAGCCAGAAGAAG TTGTATTCACCGTAAAGACAGCACTTGTAAATTACCCGGATGATAAGATTCTTACAATCGGTGGGGGCGCTCTAATTACCATCACAGCTACTATTGATATTATCAATAGTTCCTTGGAGTATATCGAAATCGATGAAACAAAGGTTATTGTCTACCCGGGTAATAGCGAGATGCAAGAACTAGCAG AGCTTGACTTTGACCGGTTCAATCTGACCGTGGGCGAATCGGTATCGTTTGAAAAGTTGAATGCTACACTTCAACTGGATGCTGTCCTGTGTACGACATTCACTCATGTATGCATACGAGTAGAGCCAGAAACTAATGCGAGATGGAAGATATCGAGTGAAGGAAGTATTGATCGAAGCTGTGATCTCATCTCATGTT cCGGATCGACGAGACTTGTTGTTTCTGGGCTGTTGATGGCGCTATGCCTTTTTATTTCAAGATTAGCCGGTGAGCATAGTGCCTGA
- the LOC129273128 gene encoding uncharacterized protein LOC129273128 isoform X1, which produces METFRFAVFVLLVLPSIMAMTTPDTATEITSIYQTSLAVQTQDPDTGTSSTSVHNDATSDRVTTGSTNAPERTETTNPSGNTDSPGTNLPRNTDTPGTSPDTPGSTDATNAPGGTGTNPPGNTDVTNAPSGKTEATNPPGETDAPGQTDVTNAPPGKTEATDPPGETDAPGQTDVTNAPPGKTEATNPPGETDAPGQTDVTNAPPGKTEATNPPGETDAPGKTEATNPPGETDATKASEKTVTTNLPDSTDAAGKTEITDGPGNTKTTPKTEGPTSNKTITPEPIEPEEVVFTVKTALVNYPDDKILTIGGGALITITATIDIINSSLEYIEIDETKVIVYPGNSEMQELADGIELDFDRFNLTVGESVSFEKLNATLQLDAVLCTTFTHVCIRVEPETNARWKISSEGSIDRSCDLISCSGSTRLVVSGLLMALCLFISRLAGEHSA; this is translated from the exons CACCTGACACGGCTACAGAGATCACTTCAATTTACCAAACATCACTAGCAGTACAGACACAAG ATCCCGATACTGGAACCTCAAGTACTTCAGTGCATAATGATGCAACAAGTGATAGAGTAACAACAGGTTCCACAAATGCGCCAGAAAGAACAGAGACTACCAACCCGTCCGGAAATACAGATTCTCCAGGAACAAACCTACCAAGAAATACTGATACCCCAGGAACCAGCCCAGACACCCCAGGAAGTACAGATGCAACTAACGCTCCAGGAGGAACCGGTACCAATCCTCCAGGAAACACAGATGTCACCAATGCCCCATCAGGAAAAACAGAGGCAACTAACCCTCCTGGAGAGACAGATGCCCCAGGTCAAACGGATGTCACCAATGCCCCACCGGGAAAAACAGAGGCAACTGACCCTCCTGGAGAGACAGATGCCCCAGGTCAAACGGATGTCACCAATGCCCCACCGGGAAAAACAGAGGCAACCAACCCTCCAGGGGAGACAGATGCCCCAGGTCAAACGGATGTCACCAATGCCCCACCGGGAAAAACAGAAGCAACCAACCCTCCAGGAGAGACAGATGCTCCAGGAAAAACAGAGGCAACTAACCCTCCAGGGGAGACAGATGCAACTAAAGCTTCTGAAAAGACAGTTACCACTAACCTACCAGATAGTACTGATGCCGCAGGAAAGACAGAAATCACCGATGGTCCAGGAAATACGAAAACTACTCCGAAGACGGAAGGTCCTActtcaaataaaacaataacacCCGAAC CTATCGAGCCAGAAGAAG TTGTATTCACCGTAAAGACAGCACTTGTAAATTACCCGGATGATAAGATTCTTACAATCGGTGGGGGCGCTCTAATTACCATCACAGCTACTATTGATATTATCAATAGTTCCTTGGAGTATATCGAAATCGATGAAACAAAGGTTATTGTCTACCCGGGTAATAGCGAGATGCAAGAACTAGCAG ATGGAATAGAGCTTGACTTTGACCGGTTCAATCTGACCGTGGGCGAATCGGTATCGTTTGAAAAGTTGAATGCTACACTTCAACTGGATGCTGTCCTGTGTACGACATTCACTCATGTATGCATACGAGTAGAGCCAGAAACTAATGCGAGATGGAAGATATCGAGTGAAGGAAGTATTGATCGAAGCTGTGATCTCATCTCATGTT cCGGATCGACGAGACTTGTTGTTTCTGGGCTGTTGATGGCGCTATGCCTTTTTATTTCAAGATTAGCCGGTGAGCATAGTGCCTGA